A single Oleidesulfovibrio alaskensis DSM 16109 DNA region contains:
- a CDS encoding MucR family transcriptional regulator — translation MEAYLKEALEIVKAQASVRTMTEEEITTMVKTLAEGIKNISECSVTAEDAAVDAVDAKKAIKEKTITCVECGKSFKILTKKHLATHGLTPDEYRAKCGYKKGTPLVCKSLQRERRKKMKDMKLWERRTQK, via the coding sequence ATGGAAGCATATCTTAAAGAAGCTCTGGAAATAGTTAAGGCTCAGGCCAGTGTACGCACCATGACAGAAGAAGAGATAACTACCATGGTAAAAACGCTGGCAGAAGGCATCAAGAACATCAGTGAGTGCTCCGTCACAGCCGAAGACGCCGCTGTTGATGCCGTTGACGCCAAAAAAGCCATCAAGGAAAAGACAATCACTTGCGTCGAGTGCGGCAAATCGTTCAAGATTCTGACAAAAAAACACCTTGCAACGCATGGTCTGACGCCGGACGAGTACAGAGCGAAATGTGGTTATAAAAAAGGAACTCCCCTTGTATGCAAGTCGCTGCAACGTGAGCGCCGTAAAAAAATGAAAGACATGAAGCTGTGGGAACGCAGAACACAGAAATAA
- a CDS encoding methyl-accepting chemotaxis protein yields the protein MSIKWKVLAVALLGPLVVALLMAVSWVRDIRHGAEEAILEKSRSIVLMAEATRHQMAEKLETGVVRPLAELPPDKVVSAVPVVTAMRAAAENAEKAGYEFRVPKVSPRNPANTPTPLELEVLAKLKKEQLDEYVVREADAIRYFRPVRLTQDCMFCHGDPKGSKDPTGGVREGWKVGSIHGAFQVISSLEGVHARVRSAAIGVGITTVGVLLVLGLLARYFLGRSLLSPLERLRAYAGAVAGGDLKARPEGKYEAELALLRDSIASMVGDLRDKMAESAARTEEAAQQTQRAEAAMGEAKEQEAKVSALLESMARIASEAKEIAEQVSLAAQALSAQVDEVASGAGIQSARSQETAVAMEEMNATVLEVARNSAESAATADETRHKAAAGENVVEQVVASIARVNSRAQTLRGEMAGLGKQTEDISRIMDVISDIADQTNLLALNAAIEAARAGDAGRGFAVVADEVRKLAEKTMHATKEVGDAIGTIQKSAHDNVEHVENAAGAADEATGKAREAGAALKEIVRLAEHTSDQVRSIATAAEQQSATSEEINRAVDEISAVATDTAEGMDQAAGAVARLAELAARLEELIDELNSRK from the coding sequence ATGAGCATAAAGTGGAAAGTGCTGGCTGTTGCGCTGCTGGGCCCTCTGGTTGTTGCATTGCTGATGGCTGTCAGCTGGGTAAGGGATATCCGGCACGGTGCCGAGGAAGCCATACTGGAAAAAAGCCGCAGCATAGTGCTGATGGCAGAAGCCACACGCCACCAGATGGCAGAAAAGCTGGAGACCGGCGTGGTTCGTCCGCTGGCTGAATTGCCGCCTGACAAGGTCGTATCGGCTGTTCCGGTTGTTACTGCCATGCGCGCCGCAGCGGAAAATGCCGAAAAAGCCGGCTATGAATTCCGCGTACCCAAGGTAAGCCCCAGAAATCCGGCAAACACGCCCACGCCTCTTGAGCTGGAAGTTCTTGCCAAGCTTAAAAAAGAACAGCTTGATGAGTATGTTGTGCGAGAAGCCGATGCCATACGTTATTTCAGACCCGTCAGGCTGACGCAGGACTGCATGTTCTGCCACGGCGATCCCAAAGGATCCAAAGATCCTACCGGAGGCGTGCGTGAAGGCTGGAAGGTCGGCAGCATCCACGGGGCGTTTCAGGTGATCAGTTCGCTGGAAGGCGTGCATGCCCGCGTGCGCAGCGCGGCCATCGGGGTAGGAATTACCACCGTCGGCGTCCTGCTGGTGCTGGGGCTGCTTGCCCGGTATTTTCTGGGGCGCAGTCTGCTTTCGCCTCTGGAGCGTCTGCGCGCGTATGCAGGTGCGGTGGCCGGTGGCGATCTGAAGGCCCGCCCCGAGGGTAAATACGAGGCGGAACTTGCCCTGCTGCGTGATTCCATTGCATCCATGGTGGGCGATCTGCGTGATAAAATGGCCGAATCTGCTGCGCGCACCGAAGAGGCAGCGCAACAGACACAGCGGGCTGAAGCGGCCATGGGCGAAGCCAAAGAGCAGGAGGCGAAGGTGTCTGCCCTGCTGGAAAGCATGGCCCGTATTGCTTCGGAGGCCAAAGAGATAGCCGAGCAGGTGTCGCTGGCTGCGCAGGCGCTTTCGGCGCAGGTGGACGAGGTTGCATCCGGTGCCGGAATTCAGTCTGCCCGCTCGCAGGAGACGGCTGTGGCCATGGAGGAAATGAATGCCACGGTGCTGGAAGTGGCGCGTAATTCTGCAGAGTCCGCCGCCACTGCTGACGAAACCCGCCATAAGGCGGCGGCAGGCGAGAATGTGGTGGAGCAGGTGGTAGCGTCCATCGCCCGTGTGAACAGCCGGGCGCAGACATTGCGCGGCGAAATGGCCGGTCTGGGCAAACAGACGGAAGACATCAGCAGAATTATGGACGTTATCAGCGATATTGCCGACCAGACAAACCTGCTGGCCCTTAATGCAGCCATTGAGGCGGCCAGAGCGGGCGATGCCGGTCGCGGTTTTGCCGTGGTGGCCGATGAGGTGCGCAAGCTTGCCGAAAAGACCATGCATGCCACCAAAGAAGTTGGTGATGCCATAGGGACTATTCAGAAAAGTGCACATGATAATGTGGAGCATGTGGAAAACGCAGCCGGTGCCGCTGATGAAGCCACAGGCAAAGCGCGCGAAGCCGGTGCCGCACTGAAGGAAATAGTGCGGCTGGCAGAGCATACGTCCGATCAGGTGCGTTCCATCGCCACAGCTGCGGAGCAGCAGTCCGCGACCAGTGAAGAAATTAACAGAGCCGTGGATGAAATAAGTGCTGTGGCTACGGATACGGCGGAAGGCATGGATCAGGCCGCAGGCGCAGTGGCACGTCTGGCCGAGCTTGCTGCCCGGCTTGAAGAACTGATTGATGAGCTGAACAGCAGAAAATAA